One Lepus europaeus isolate LE1 chromosome 7, mLepTim1.pri, whole genome shotgun sequence DNA segment encodes these proteins:
- the LOC133763965 gene encoding olfactory receptor 10N1-like yields the protein MRNHTLLNEFILLGIPQTEGLESLLFVVFSLIYLFTLLGNLLILIAIISSSTLHTPMYFFLGLLSIFDMLFPSVTCPKMLCYLSGQSRAIPYEGCAAQLFFYHFLGSTEGCLYSVMAYDRFVAICHPLRYMLIMKPGVCMTLVLVAWVVGGLQATTLTFFTFQVTYCGPNQVGHFFCDIPAILPLACTDSSLAQTVGSTNVGFLALMLLFTVCVSYTRIAIAILRIRSAEGRRKAFSTCSAHLTAILCAYGPVIIIYLQPTPNPLLGAVVQILNNIVSPMLNSLIYSLRNKEVKRSLKRVFQNAVLII from the coding sequence ATGAGGAATCACACACTGTTAAATGAGTTCATTCTGCTGGGAATACCACAGACAGAGGGACTGGAATCTCTGCTCTTCGTTGTCTTCTCGCTCATCTACCTCTTCACCCTGCTTGGAAATTTACTCATCCTTATAGCAATCATCTCTTCCTCTACCCTTCACACCCCCATGTATTTCTTCTTGGGACTCCTGTCGATTTTTGACATGCTGTTCCCATCAGTCACCTGCCCCAAGATGCTCTGCTATCTCTCTGGCCAGAGCCGAGCCATCCCTTATGAAGGATGTGCGGCACAACTTTTCTTCTATCACTTTTTGGGCTCCACTGAAGGCTGCCTCTATTCTGTCATGGCCTATGACCGCTTCGTTGCCATCTGTCACCCACTGAGGTACATGCTCATCATGAAACCTGGAGTCTGTATGACCTTGGTCTTGGTAGCCTGGGTGGTGGGTGGCCTCCAGGCCACCACCTTGACCTTCTTTACCTTTCAGGTAACCTACTGTGGCCCCAATCAGGTGGGCCACTTCTTCTGCGACATTCCTGCTATTTTACCTCTGGCTTGTACTGACAGCTCCCTGGCCCAGACAGTGGGGTCCACTAATGTTGGCTTTCTGGCATTAATGCTTTTATTCACAGTTTGTGTATCCTATACACGTATTGCAATTGCCATTTTGAGAATTCGTTCAGCAGAGGGGAGGCGGAAAGCTTTCTCTACTTGCAGTGCCCACCTCACTGCAATCCTCTGTGCCTATGGACCTGTAATCATCATCTACCTGCAGCCCACACCCAATCCCTtgcttggtgctgtggtgcaaatACTAAACAACATTGTGTCACCAATGCTGAACTCCTTAATTTATTCCTTAAGGAACAAGGAAGTGAAAAGGTCCCTGAAAAGGGTATTCCAAAATGCTGTACttatcatttga